A genomic segment from Bradyrhizobium diazoefficiens USDA 110 encodes:
- a CDS encoding lipopolysaccharide biosynthesis protein yields MIESIVQFLRRDVTRGVVGTILLKVGSGALAFALFSLAARTMSPDGFGIFATWLSVAQIAAVVGLVGQESLLVRFLNEYQVEDRPDLTKGVLLSSFKMTSVAMLIAIAAVALAASLRGDWWLLILALSAYTAVNAGLMLGSQIARSLVSILMGEGNRELFWRVIVVLFLLAMLFGHRQLDPAELFAVMTIAMSVGLVAQVVAIARALPDLRSTAARYETSRWRASALHFWVASILEAANQYFDVILVYWMLDPATAGIYFAASRLANIFAMLSAALYSFGARRLPSLYFSKNHQEFGRTLRLMAEVTALCVASGLLLIWIGGPHLLNLFGPHFAAQHWVLIVLAIGTAFQAAGGPSAAILQLTGHERIYVPVVAANVALRLVGFLVLIPWLGVLGAAISATVSLAFATIALNILCRRRTGVDPSILVLLRFSASKRGAFAVRGADSGD; encoded by the coding sequence ATGATCGAATCCATCGTCCAGTTCCTGCGGCGCGACGTGACGCGCGGTGTTGTCGGGACCATCCTCCTCAAGGTTGGCAGCGGCGCGCTTGCGTTTGCGTTGTTCTCGCTGGCGGCGCGAACGATGTCGCCTGATGGATTCGGCATCTTTGCGACCTGGCTTTCCGTTGCCCAGATCGCAGCGGTCGTGGGGCTGGTCGGCCAGGAGTCGCTTCTGGTGCGATTTTTGAACGAGTATCAGGTCGAAGACAGGCCCGACCTCACCAAAGGGGTCCTCCTGTCGAGCTTCAAGATGACCTCCGTCGCGATGCTGATCGCGATCGCCGCGGTCGCGTTGGCCGCGAGCTTGAGGGGCGATTGGTGGCTGCTGATCCTTGCTCTCTCGGCCTACACGGCGGTGAATGCCGGACTGATGCTCGGCAGCCAGATCGCCCGCTCGCTGGTCAGCATTCTCATGGGCGAAGGAAACCGGGAGCTCTTCTGGCGGGTCATCGTCGTCCTGTTTCTGCTTGCCATGTTGTTCGGCCATCGGCAGCTCGATCCCGCCGAGTTGTTCGCCGTGATGACGATCGCCATGTCGGTGGGCCTTGTCGCGCAGGTCGTTGCGATTGCGCGAGCCCTGCCGGACTTGCGCAGCACAGCGGCGCGTTACGAGACCTCTCGCTGGAGAGCCAGCGCGCTTCATTTCTGGGTCGCGTCCATCCTGGAAGCGGCCAACCAGTATTTCGACGTCATCCTGGTCTACTGGATGCTGGATCCGGCGACCGCTGGAATCTATTTCGCCGCCTCGCGCCTGGCCAACATCTTCGCCATGCTGTCGGCGGCGCTGTACAGTTTCGGGGCGCGCCGGCTTCCTTCGCTGTACTTCAGCAAGAACCACCAGGAGTTCGGGCGAACGTTGCGGCTCATGGCGGAAGTGACCGCACTTTGCGTGGCCAGCGGACTTCTCCTGATCTGGATCGGCGGCCCCCATCTTCTCAACCTGTTCGGGCCTCATTTCGCCGCACAGCACTGGGTCCTGATCGTGCTCGCGATCGGCACGGCTTTCCAGGCGGCGGGCGGTCCATCCGCGGCGATCCTGCAGCTGACCGGCCATGAGCGCATCTATGTCCCCGTCGTCGCGGCGAACGTCGCACTGCGGCTGGTCGGATTTCTCGTCCTGATTCCCTGGCTCGGCGTGCTTGGCGCGGCGATCTCGGCGACCGTGTCGCTGGCGTTCGCGACCATCGCGCTCAACATCCTCTGTCGCCGGCGAACCGGAGTCGACCCTTCAATTCTCGTGCTTCTGCGCTTCTCGGCATCGAAACGCGGCGCCTTTGCGGTCCGCGGTGCCGACTCCGGCGATTAG
- a CDS encoding FAD-dependent oxidoreductase, with amino-acid sequence MTADSTVTEPIAAAATTTIVADVAIVGGGLAGSLAAAVLARAGHRVALVDKRAVYPDEFRVEKIGGPQLEMFRRLGFIRGLASVACPYDQVLNVREGKVVDVSVGQAYGLPYAGLVAMARGQIPDPSSLIVDEVTAVTCSDDVQHLELASGRRLNARLVVLATGMAGALGYKLGIRRRVLAAGHSVSFGFTIVRRDGTPFDFKALTCYGERTSDGVDYLSLFPVPAGMRANLFMFRDPTDPVMRDLRRDTEATVLRLLPGLQPYLGDFRVTDRVQNWVMDLSVVEGHLQPGVVLIGDAFQTNCPAAGTGVARLLVDVERLCTEYAPRWLATEGMGKEKISEFYSDRDKIAADQQSLKMARFRQALTSRDDISWDVRRRLHFLRRSITHRVDQMRPGWLAQVRSALRA; translated from the coding sequence ATGACGGCGGATAGCACCGTGACTGAGCCGATCGCCGCAGCTGCGACCACGACGATCGTTGCGGACGTCGCGATTGTCGGAGGTGGCCTTGCAGGTTCGCTCGCGGCTGCTGTCCTTGCGCGGGCAGGGCATCGCGTCGCGCTGGTGGACAAGCGCGCGGTCTATCCGGACGAGTTTCGGGTCGAGAAGATCGGAGGCCCGCAGCTGGAGATGTTCCGCAGGCTGGGCTTCATCCGCGGCCTCGCGAGCGTCGCTTGTCCATACGATCAGGTGCTCAATGTCAGGGAAGGCAAGGTGGTCGATGTCAGCGTCGGCCAGGCTTACGGGCTTCCCTATGCCGGTCTCGTTGCCATGGCGCGCGGCCAGATACCCGATCCGTCCAGCCTCATCGTCGACGAGGTCACCGCAGTCACCTGTAGCGACGACGTCCAGCATCTGGAGCTTGCCTCCGGGCGCCGCCTCAATGCGCGTCTTGTCGTTCTGGCGACGGGCATGGCCGGAGCCCTCGGCTACAAGCTGGGCATCAGGCGGCGCGTGCTGGCCGCAGGCCACTCGGTCTCGTTCGGCTTCACGATCGTGCGCCGTGACGGCACGCCGTTCGATTTCAAGGCGCTGACCTGTTACGGCGAGCGCACCTCCGACGGCGTCGATTATCTCAGCCTGTTTCCGGTACCCGCCGGCATGCGGGCCAATCTCTTCATGTTCCGCGACCCGACCGATCCGGTCATGCGTGATCTGCGTCGCGACACGGAAGCGACAGTCCTGCGGCTGCTGCCGGGATTGCAGCCCTATCTCGGCGATTTTCGCGTGACGGATCGGGTACAGAACTGGGTGATGGATCTGTCCGTCGTCGAAGGACATCTCCAGCCCGGCGTCGTGCTGATCGGCGATGCGTTTCAGACCAACTGTCCCGCCGCCGGAACGGGCGTCGCCCGCCTGCTGGTGGACGTCGAGCGTCTCTGCACCGAATATGCACCGCGGTGGCTTGCGACCGAAGGCATGGGCAAGGAGAAGATATCGGAGTTCTATTCCGATCGCGACAAGATCGCCGCGGACCAGCAGTCACTGAAGATGGCGCGCTTCCGCCAGGCGCTGACGTCGCGCGACGATATCAGCTGGGACGTGCGGCGACGGCTGCACTTCCTGCGGCGGAGCATTACCCATCGGGTCGATCAGATGCGGCCGGGCTGGCTCGCGCAGGTCCGCAGCGCGCTGCGCGCCTGA
- a CDS encoding GNAT family N-acetyltransferase, whose protein sequence is MNTPGNTFDIAVEPAFDFLSADYAELFDHSAATAFQHPLWLHSLYSRLASHAGATPLVVVVRYRATRALAMVLPLLRIRRGPIRTVEFADLRVSDYLAPVCSPTVFSELLGDAEACARIRRLVRPFDLLRMTKLPDGRLPIESLLAAPRRVAMDTNAYATVLVAPFEQWRASAMDRSYQKELAKKYRQLQKKGALSFSCCSDGAAVLEALDVMRKFRGPRFQAQGDGDLLQRPAYYDFYSDVAVRGLGSLARLYAMKMDGEVIAAVLGLHHRDSFLVIMSAFDIAGYKSQSLGALMFEQVAKDCIERGDQMLDFTIGDEPYKKLFGAQASPMWAVTQAGSTTGAISLFALKQAPWLKLAAKRISEVRLSPTRTSTPTR, encoded by the coding sequence ATGAACACGCCCGGCAACACGTTCGATATCGCCGTCGAGCCGGCATTCGACTTCCTGTCGGCGGACTATGCAGAGCTGTTCGACCACTCGGCCGCCACCGCGTTCCAGCATCCGCTCTGGCTGCACAGCCTCTACAGCAGGCTCGCGTCTCATGCGGGAGCAACCCCTCTGGTTGTCGTGGTTCGCTACCGCGCGACGCGCGCCCTTGCGATGGTGCTGCCCCTGCTCCGGATCCGGCGCGGTCCGATACGGACCGTCGAATTCGCAGATCTCCGCGTCTCCGACTATCTGGCGCCGGTTTGCAGTCCGACGGTGTTTTCCGAACTGCTTGGGGATGCGGAGGCATGCGCCCGGATTCGCCGCCTCGTTCGCCCTTTCGACCTGCTCCGAATGACCAAGCTGCCGGACGGGCGGCTGCCGATCGAGAGCCTTCTGGCCGCGCCCCGCCGCGTCGCGATGGACACCAATGCCTACGCGACCGTTCTCGTCGCCCCATTCGAGCAATGGCGGGCCAGTGCGATGGATCGTTCCTATCAGAAGGAGCTCGCAAAGAAGTATCGGCAGCTCCAGAAGAAGGGCGCGCTGAGCTTCTCGTGCTGCAGCGACGGCGCTGCCGTCCTCGAGGCGCTGGACGTAATGAGGAAATTTCGCGGTCCGCGGTTCCAGGCGCAGGGCGACGGAGACCTACTCCAGCGCCCCGCATATTACGACTTCTATTCCGACGTCGCGGTCCGCGGTCTCGGTTCCCTTGCGCGGCTCTATGCCATGAAGATGGATGGCGAGGTGATCGCCGCCGTGCTCGGCTTGCACCACCGCGATAGCTTCCTCGTCATCATGAGTGCCTTCGACATTGCCGGATACAAGAGCCAGTCGCTGGGCGCGCTGATGTTCGAGCAGGTGGCGAAGGACTGCATCGAGCGCGGAGATCAGATGCTCGACTTCACCATTGGCGACGAGCCATACAAGAAATTGTTCGGCGCGCAGGCCTCGCCGATGTGGGCGGTCACGCAGGCCGGCAGCACCACAGGCGCGATATCCCTGTTCGCACTGAAGCAGGCGCCCTGGCTCAAACTTGCCGCGAAGCGAATTTCGGAGGTCAGGCTCTCGCCGACCCGCACCTCGACGCCAACGCGCTGA
- a CDS encoding O-antigen ligase family protein, protein MASLQTEVDSGAPGSAIWKTRSVGVEKIARAAIGCSITINVVASMGTFNTGLLPAELTYLQQAVAVLMWGVLIYASAFVRPPLRLQFNPDLIVLVAFYAFAVISVFWTSLNAAAIMKSLALAMTTFGAFCLITRIDMDEVVRATALGLFILVAASAFVALAVPDIGIDHSWMHNGQWQGVYESKQTLGFVGAYLMFFACYLKMKGQGWPAFLLTFVLASTCVLASESRGAGAVALAACALLLTSMWSVICMRLYAVLPFVMCLLAGALIFYFYATGYDAIHVGDASVDLTERTFIWHYAISHFDDAPLLGFGINGFWTIPSIYDYFEQNHGWVLDNYHSGYIAILMETGFLGYTLFAASVLLFSSKVLHLISARAIDRSHCALIIGFAVLSFQTNFTETTFLRSTMFTSVLLVAFFFATCRPVPQTDL, encoded by the coding sequence ATGGCCAGCCTACAGACCGAGGTGGACTCCGGGGCTCCCGGGAGCGCGATCTGGAAGACGCGCAGCGTTGGCGTTGAGAAGATTGCCAGGGCCGCGATTGGCTGTTCGATCACCATCAACGTCGTCGCGTCGATGGGCACCTTCAACACCGGGCTGTTGCCGGCGGAGCTGACCTATCTGCAGCAGGCTGTCGCGGTCCTGATGTGGGGCGTCCTGATCTACGCCAGCGCATTCGTGCGTCCGCCCCTGCGTTTGCAGTTCAATCCCGATCTGATCGTGCTGGTCGCATTCTACGCCTTCGCCGTCATCTCCGTGTTCTGGACCAGCCTGAATGCCGCCGCGATCATGAAGAGCCTGGCGCTCGCGATGACGACCTTCGGTGCCTTCTGTCTCATCACGCGCATCGACATGGACGAGGTTGTCAGGGCCACGGCGTTGGGCCTTTTCATATTGGTCGCCGCGTCGGCCTTCGTTGCGCTCGCCGTACCCGATATCGGGATAGACCACAGCTGGATGCATAACGGTCAATGGCAAGGCGTCTATGAATCGAAGCAGACCCTCGGTTTCGTCGGCGCGTATCTGATGTTCTTCGCCTGCTATCTGAAGATGAAGGGGCAGGGGTGGCCGGCTTTCCTCCTGACCTTCGTTCTGGCGTCCACATGTGTCCTCGCGTCGGAATCGCGGGGCGCCGGTGCCGTTGCCCTGGCCGCATGCGCATTGCTGTTGACCTCGATGTGGTCGGTCATCTGCATGAGACTCTATGCGGTCCTGCCGTTCGTCATGTGTTTGCTGGCCGGCGCGCTGATCTTCTATTTTTACGCGACGGGGTATGACGCGATCCATGTCGGCGACGCGTCCGTCGATTTGACCGAGCGGACGTTCATCTGGCATTACGCCATCAGCCATTTCGATGACGCGCCGCTGCTCGGCTTCGGGATCAACGGCTTCTGGACGATCCCGTCGATCTACGACTATTTCGAGCAGAACCATGGCTGGGTGCTCGACAATTATCACAGCGGCTATATCGCGATCCTGATGGAGACGGGGTTTCTCGGCTACACGCTCTTCGCCGCGAGCGTCCTGCTGTTTTCGAGCAAGGTTCTCCATCTGATTTCGGCCCGCGCGATCGACCGGTCGCACTGCGCGCTGATCATCGGATTTGCCGTTCTCAGCTTTCAGACCAATTTTACCGAGACGACGTTCCTTCGTTCGACGATGTTCACGTCGGTGCTGCTGGTGGCGTTCTTCTTCGCGACGTGCAGGCCTGTGCCGCAGACCGATCTCTAG
- a CDS encoding glycoside hydrolase family 5 protein yields the protein MRAIRARWTRSFNLAATAVFLASFGFHANGAGQAASRDLPKLGRGINILGYDGIWEGGRNAPFRLDNLTAIRKAGFSHVRINFFGFKFMGPGNVLDEIVLRRLDAVIEDVLARNLIPIVDEHDTHICQRDVSECGEKLRAFWRQIAERYAGKYPALVFEVLNEPGGQMTSGDWNSLLNECLEIIRRTNPARPVIAAVLNTDDIPVDDLALPADDRNLIVTFHYYAPIRFTHQGAPWSPTFSRIGPLDWGSPDDEAKAAADFEKMNLWAEKEKRPVYLGEFGVYERAPSDSRARYLSFMARSADRLGWSWAYWQFDHDFAAFDSARQAWKPDILRALIPPQR from the coding sequence ATGAGAGCCATCCGCGCTCGCTGGACGAGAAGCTTCAATCTTGCGGCAACGGCAGTTTTCCTCGCGTCGTTTGGCTTCCATGCCAATGGGGCCGGGCAGGCTGCTTCCCGTGACCTGCCGAAATTGGGGCGCGGCATCAATATTCTCGGCTATGACGGGATCTGGGAAGGCGGCCGGAACGCGCCATTCCGCCTGGACAATCTGACGGCAATCAGGAAGGCCGGATTTTCGCACGTCAGGATCAACTTTTTCGGCTTCAAGTTCATGGGCCCGGGGAACGTGCTGGACGAGATCGTTCTGAGGCGGCTCGATGCCGTCATCGAGGACGTCCTTGCAAGAAACCTCATTCCGATCGTTGACGAGCACGACACCCATATCTGCCAACGCGACGTTTCCGAATGCGGCGAGAAGCTCAGGGCATTCTGGCGGCAGATCGCCGAGCGCTATGCCGGAAAATATCCCGCGCTGGTCTTCGAGGTCCTGAACGAGCCTGGCGGGCAAATGACGTCCGGCGACTGGAATTCGCTCCTCAACGAATGTCTTGAAATCATCCGCCGCACCAATCCGGCGCGGCCGGTCATTGCCGCGGTTCTCAATACGGACGACATCCCCGTCGACGACCTGGCTCTGCCGGCCGACGACAGGAACCTGATTGTCACGTTTCACTATTACGCGCCGATACGATTCACGCATCAGGGCGCACCGTGGTCCCCGACGTTTTCGCGGATCGGGCCGCTGGATTGGGGCAGTCCCGACGACGAAGCCAAGGCTGCTGCTGACTTCGAGAAGATGAATCTCTGGGCGGAGAAGGAGAAGCGCCCCGTCTATCTCGGCGAGTTCGGGGTATACGAGCGTGCGCCATCCGACAGCCGCGCAAGATATCTGTCGTTCATGGCGAGAAGCGCCGACAGGCTTGGCTGGTCATGGGCCTATTGGCAATTCGACCATGATTTCGCGGCCTTCGACAGCGCGCGTCAGGCCTGGAAGCCGGACATCCTGCGTGCGCTGATTCCGCCGCAGCGTTGA
- a CDS encoding FMN-dependent NADH-azoreductase, which translates to MAKLLHLSCSPRPDSESSAGARVFLDGFRQMRPDWDIDVMDLWRERMPEFAGPIVEAKYARMKAEAFDDAQRDSFAEAERMATRLSLAERVLISTPMWNFGIPYKLKQWFDIIVQPGLTFRYDPASGYLPLLKDRPTLVILASGSDFVTGMNRGRTDMATPYLREALRFIGISDVRFVPIGPTTGPADPILAARETAYRRLREIATWF; encoded by the coding sequence GTGGCAAAGCTCCTGCACCTCTCCTGCTCGCCGCGCCCCGACTCGGAGTCGAGCGCCGGCGCGCGCGTCTTCCTTGACGGATTTCGCCAGATGCGTCCCGACTGGGACATCGACGTCATGGATCTCTGGCGGGAGCGGATGCCGGAGTTTGCGGGGCCGATTGTCGAGGCCAAATATGCGCGGATGAAGGCCGAGGCCTTCGACGACGCCCAGCGCGACAGCTTTGCCGAGGCCGAGCGCATGGCGACGCGCTTGTCGCTCGCCGAACGCGTGCTGATCTCGACGCCGATGTGGAATTTCGGCATCCCCTACAAGCTCAAGCAGTGGTTCGACATCATCGTCCAGCCCGGGCTTACCTTCCGGTACGACCCGGCGTCGGGATACCTCCCGCTGCTCAAGGACCGGCCGACCCTCGTCATTCTCGCCAGCGGCAGCGACTTCGTCACCGGCATGAATCGCGGCCGCACCGACATGGCGACACCCTATTTGCGCGAGGCGCTGCGTTTCATTGGCATCAGCGACGTGCGCTTCGTGCCGATCGGGCCGACCACCGGCCCGGCGGACCCGATCCTCGCCGCGCGCGAGACGGCGTATCGACGCCTCCGCGAGATCGCCACATGGTTTTGA
- a CDS encoding isochorismatase family protein, protein MTHVTLRSEFETLIDPYAPVAQVGTGFDFTEGPIWHPIDHYLLFSDMPGDVRRRWDARRGMAEVKRPSNKCNGMTYDAELNLIVCEHATSSLIRERPDGRREVLASHFGGQELNSPNDVCVHSSGAIYFSDPWYGRMPVYGVERPRQLGFQGVYRVMPGGEPKLVVDRNLFDQPNGLCFSPDERLLYVNDTVQALIRVFDVNADGTLSNARVFASSIKSELEPGLPDGMKCDQHGNVWVTAPGGVWVYSPRGELLGKVRVPELVANLAWGGPDFRTLYLTSTHSVYAIPTRVGPRHEPYMSGRRGGAGASAGPAAAAPILTDGEMRLDPQRCAMIIQDLQNDVIMDGGAFDGSGAPAHAKQQHVVENVRRLAEAARARGVAIIHVWFVVEPGAPGVTLNAPLFEGLVDSKAMVRGSWGAAPVSGLEPRPGDFVVEKMRMSAWEGTRLETILKATGRDMIINTGAWTNMSVEHTARTGADKGYFMIVPEDCCSTMNADWHSASINFAMQNVAIVTRADAVIRALG, encoded by the coding sequence ATGACGCATGTCACCTTGCGAAGTGAGTTCGAGACCTTGATCGATCCCTATGCGCCGGTCGCGCAGGTCGGAACAGGCTTTGACTTCACGGAGGGCCCGATCTGGCATCCGATCGATCACTACCTCCTGTTCTCGGACATGCCTGGCGACGTTCGGCGGCGTTGGGACGCACGGCGCGGCATGGCCGAGGTCAAGCGCCCGTCGAACAAATGCAACGGCATGACCTACGACGCCGAGCTCAATCTGATCGTCTGCGAGCACGCGACCTCGTCGCTGATCCGCGAGCGGCCGGACGGCCGGCGCGAGGTGCTGGCCTCGCATTTCGGGGGCCAGGAGCTCAACAGCCCCAACGACGTCTGCGTGCACTCCTCGGGCGCAATCTATTTCTCGGATCCCTGGTACGGCCGCATGCCGGTCTATGGCGTCGAGCGGCCGCGGCAGCTTGGCTTCCAGGGCGTCTATCGTGTCATGCCCGGCGGCGAGCCGAAGCTCGTCGTCGACCGCAATCTGTTCGACCAGCCGAACGGACTGTGCTTCTCGCCCGACGAACGGCTGCTCTATGTCAACGACACCGTGCAGGCGCTGATCCGCGTATTCGACGTCAATGCCGACGGCACGCTCTCGAATGCGCGGGTGTTCGCAAGTAGCATCAAGTCCGAGCTCGAGCCTGGCCTGCCCGACGGCATGAAGTGCGACCAGCACGGCAATGTCTGGGTCACCGCACCCGGCGGCGTCTGGGTCTACTCGCCGCGCGGCGAACTGCTCGGCAAGGTTCGTGTGCCCGAGCTCGTCGCCAACCTCGCCTGGGGCGGGCCGGATTTCCGCACGCTCTATCTGACCTCGACGCACTCGGTCTATGCCATCCCGACCAGGGTGGGACCGCGCCACGAGCCCTATATGAGCGGCAGGCGCGGCGGCGCCGGCGCAAGCGCCGGCCCTGCGGCCGCAGCGCCCATCCTCACCGACGGCGAGATGCGGCTCGATCCGCAGCGCTGCGCCATGATCATCCAGGATCTTCAGAACGACGTCATCATGGATGGCGGCGCATTCGACGGGTCTGGCGCGCCCGCTCACGCGAAGCAGCAGCATGTGGTCGAGAATGTCCGGCGTCTTGCCGAGGCCGCGCGGGCGCGCGGCGTCGCCATCATCCATGTCTGGTTCGTGGTCGAGCCCGGCGCCCCCGGCGTGACGCTGAACGCGCCGCTGTTCGAGGGTCTGGTCGACAGCAAGGCGATGGTGCGAGGCAGCTGGGGCGCGGCGCCGGTCTCGGGCCTGGAGCCCCGGCCCGGCGATTTCGTCGTCGAGAAGATGCGGATGAGCGCCTGGGAGGGCACGCGGCTGGAGACGATCCTGAAGGCCACTGGCCGCGACATGATCATCAACACCGGCGCCTGGACCAACATGTCGGTCGAGCACACCGCGCGCACCGGCGCCGACAAGGGTTATTTCATGATCGTGCCGGAGGATTGCTGCTCGACCATGAATGCCGACTGGCATTCGGCCTCGATCAATTTTGCCATGCAGAACGTCGCCATCGTCACGCGGGCGGATGCCGTCATCAGAGCGCTGGGATGA
- a CDS encoding MBL fold metallo-hydrolase, with protein sequence MALEIKILDYGDIELESSFLVLGRDCGRTRRVLTLGFLILGGKYPVVVDTGYRSNQIMETLGMRGLQYHEHMIENQLARHGVRMGDVRFVCHTHLHIDHAGKDDLFPMNTTVVLNRKELEYSVSGLMHPQYPAPDIKHLIDRLHTKSALRFLDLEITGPIELMPGVYCDAANAHTEGSMNIIVETADGIATICGDVIYDFNDQIVTPFNEIHDWEPRTTGNHGTSKRAEKASIKKLLSNSRYLLPVHDRPAKIEGGMVVGRLHDQVPGPIVQSLPPRNWFPA encoded by the coding sequence ATGGCGCTGGAGATCAAGATCCTGGACTATGGCGATATCGAGCTGGAATCGAGCTTTCTGGTTCTCGGCCGCGACTGCGGCCGCACCCGCCGCGTCCTCACGCTCGGCTTTTTGATCCTCGGCGGCAAATATCCGGTCGTGGTCGACACGGGCTACCGCTCCAACCAGATCATGGAGACGCTGGGCATGCGCGGGCTGCAGTACCACGAGCACATGATCGAGAACCAGCTTGCCCGCCATGGCGTGCGCATGGGCGACGTGCGCTTCGTCTGCCACACCCATCTGCATATCGACCACGCCGGCAAGGACGATCTGTTTCCGATGAACACGACCGTCGTCCTCAATCGCAAGGAGCTGGAATATTCGGTCTCCGGCCTGATGCATCCGCAATATCCGGCGCCCGACATCAAGCACCTGATCGACCGCCTGCACACCAAGAGCGCGCTGCGTTTCCTCGATCTGGAGATCACCGGGCCGATCGAGCTGATGCCCGGCGTCTATTGCGACGCCGCCAACGCCCACACCGAGGGCTCCATGAACATCATCGTCGAGACCGCCGACGGGATCGCCACCATCTGCGGCGACGTGATCTACGATTTCAACGACCAGATCGTCACGCCGTTCAACGAGATTCACGACTGGGAGCCGCGGACGACCGGCAACCACGGCACCAGCAAGCGGGCGGAGAAGGCCTCGATCAAGAAGCTGCTGAGCAATTCGCGCTATTTGCTGCCGGTGCACGACAGGCCGGCCAAGATCGAAGGCGGCATGGTCGTCGGCCGTCTGCACGACCAGGTCCCCGGCCCGATCGTGCAGTCGCTGCCCCCGCGCAACTGGTTCCCGGCCTGA
- a CDS encoding amidohydrolase family protein, translated as MTGIVDGHHHIWRQADLPWLIGPMQPRIFGPYEPIRRDYPIQEYLGDLKGTGVNRSVYVQTNWANDRFEDEAAWVQQTADEQGWPHAIVAYANFAVDDVRPQLDRLKRYPLVRGMRMQLHWHESPLYRFATRPDLCLDPLIRRNVGYLADYGWSFDLQVFTPQMPDAAHLAEACPKVTFILQHAGMLEDLSPAGRAAWRAGMARLAACPNVVSKLSGLGTFIHRNDPAHIAAVLTDTVAIFGAERCLFGSNFPIEKLWTSYRELVDAFRAAAAPLSTGQQDAIFRTTAARVYRL; from the coding sequence GTGACCGGGATTGTCGACGGCCATCATCACATCTGGCGGCAGGCGGACCTGCCCTGGCTGATCGGCCCCATGCAGCCCCGCATCTTCGGACCCTACGAGCCGATCCGGCGCGACTATCCGATCCAGGAATATCTCGGCGATCTCAAGGGCACCGGCGTCAATCGCTCCGTCTACGTCCAGACCAACTGGGCCAACGATCGTTTCGAGGACGAGGCCGCCTGGGTGCAGCAGACCGCGGACGAGCAAGGCTGGCCCCACGCCATCGTCGCCTATGCCAATTTCGCGGTCGACGACGTCCGCCCGCAGCTCGACCGCCTCAAGCGTTACCCGCTCGTGCGTGGCATGCGGATGCAGCTGCACTGGCACGAGAGCCCGCTTTATCGGTTTGCCACCCGGCCTGATCTCTGTCTCGACCCCCTGATCCGCCGCAACGTCGGATACCTCGCCGACTACGGCTGGAGTTTTGACCTTCAGGTGTTCACGCCGCAGATGCCGGATGCCGCGCACCTGGCCGAGGCCTGTCCGAAGGTGACGTTCATCCTCCAGCACGCCGGGATGCTGGAGGACCTTTCGCCGGCGGGCCGCGCGGCCTGGCGCGCGGGGATGGCGCGCCTCGCCGCATGTCCGAACGTGGTGTCGAAGCTGTCCGGGCTCGGCACGTTCATCCACCGCAACGATCCCGCGCATATCGCCGCGGTGCTGACCGACACGGTCGCGATCTTCGGCGCCGAGCGTTGCCTGTTCGGATCGAATTTCCCGATCGAGAAATTGTGGACCAGCTATCGCGAGCTCGTCGACGCGTTTCGCGCGGCGGCCGCTCCGCTGAGTACCGGGCAACAGGACGCGATCTTCAGGACCACCGCGGCGCGCGTCTACCGGCTTTGA